Proteins co-encoded in one Natronorubrum daqingense genomic window:
- a CDS encoding cyclase family protein, which produces MTNPLTADDATLIDLSIGLEDGPPSEPTPPSIDAFDHAAGAERLAANLRELGHDIEASDFPEGMGLAWEDVEAIPHAGTHMDAPWHYGPEVDGEPAKTIDEVPLEWCRGNAVVLDFRSKSPGEEISVPDLEDALTDLNHDLSPGEIVLIQTGADELWGSPEYLTRFPGMSGEGTKFLVEQGVKVIGTDAYGFDKPFTSMGERYAESGDESELWPAHFAGRDVEYCQIEKMANLDRLPRKTDIPLVAFPISIEDGSGGWVRPVALLEAEADDTIHADAGEDDSCADTSADETTADARGEQP; this is translated from the coding sequence ATGACCAATCCGTTGACAGCCGACGACGCGACGCTGATCGACTTGAGTATCGGTCTCGAGGACGGCCCGCCGAGCGAACCGACGCCGCCGTCGATCGACGCCTTCGATCACGCGGCGGGTGCCGAACGCCTCGCGGCGAACCTCCGCGAGCTCGGTCACGACATCGAGGCGAGTGACTTTCCCGAAGGGATGGGCCTCGCTTGGGAGGATGTCGAGGCGATCCCTCACGCGGGAACCCACATGGACGCCCCCTGGCACTACGGCCCCGAGGTCGACGGAGAACCGGCGAAGACCATCGACGAGGTGCCCCTCGAGTGGTGTCGCGGAAACGCGGTCGTGCTCGATTTCCGATCGAAATCCCCCGGCGAGGAGATTTCGGTGCCCGACCTCGAGGACGCCCTCACGGATCTGAACCACGACCTCTCGCCCGGCGAAATCGTCCTGATCCAGACGGGTGCCGACGAGTTGTGGGGCTCCCCCGAGTATCTCACGCGTTTTCCCGGCATGAGCGGCGAGGGGACGAAATTTCTCGTCGAGCAGGGCGTGAAGGTGATCGGCACCGACGCATACGGCTTCGACAAGCCGTTCACCTCGATGGGCGAGCGCTACGCCGAATCCGGAGACGAGAGCGAACTGTGGCCGGCGCACTTCGCCGGCCGCGACGTCGAATACTGCCAGATCGAGAAGATGGCGAATCTCGATCGATTGCCCCGAAAAACCGATATCCCACTCGTCGCGTTCCCGATTTCGATCGAAGACGGGAGCGGTGGCTGGGTCCGTCCCGTCGCCCTCCTCGAGGCGGAGGCTGATGACACCATCCACGCCGACGCTGGTGAGGATGACTCGTGCGCCGACACCAGTGCCGATGAAACGACCGCCGACGCTCGAGGTGAGCAGCCGTGA
- a CDS encoding fumarylacetoacetate hydrolase family protein, with product MKLATFEVETPVGPVERIGAVLEASEHPAAVAGEATLVDLTAATAARLEAEGEPAPVDLAHARVPPEMIAFLERGDRALADARDALEYASETDAERGPGGAKIRYEPDEYDLLAPLPRPNSLRDCMAIEEHVQNSMDGDIDDVWYDIPVYYKGNADSVVPPNTTVQWPEYSHIMDYELEIAAVIGKRGRDIPADEAEDYITGYTVFNDFSARDMQGKEMDARLGPAKGKDFANGLGPYVVPADDIDVLEAPMTARIDGEVWSEGTVDEMYHSFADIIAHISQSETLHPGDVIGSGTVGEGCGLELGQWLEDGSTVELEIEGIGVLEHTVVE from the coding sequence GTGAAACTCGCGACGTTCGAGGTCGAGACGCCCGTCGGCCCCGTCGAACGAATCGGTGCCGTCCTCGAGGCCAGCGAACACCCCGCAGCCGTCGCGGGGGAGGCAACCCTCGTCGACCTCACCGCCGCCACCGCCGCGCGCCTCGAGGCCGAGGGTGAACCCGCACCCGTCGATCTCGCACACGCTCGCGTCCCACCAGAGATGATCGCCTTCCTCGAACGCGGGGATCGCGCGCTCGCGGACGCACGAGACGCCCTCGAGTACGCGTCCGAAACCGACGCCGAACGCGGACCCGGCGGGGCGAAGATCCGCTACGAACCGGACGAGTACGACCTCCTCGCACCGCTGCCGCGTCCGAACTCGCTTCGGGACTGTATGGCCATCGAGGAACACGTCCAGAACAGCATGGACGGCGACATCGACGACGTCTGGTACGACATCCCGGTCTACTACAAGGGCAACGCCGACAGCGTCGTCCCCCCGAACACGACCGTTCAGTGGCCTGAGTACTCACACATCATGGACTACGAACTCGAGATCGCCGCCGTCATCGGCAAACGAGGACGGGATATCCCGGCCGACGAGGCCGAGGACTATATCACCGGCTACACCGTTTTCAACGACTTCAGCGCTCGAGACATGCAGGGCAAAGAGATGGACGCTCGCCTCGGTCCGGCGAAGGGGAAGGACTTCGCGAACGGACTGGGCCCCTACGTCGTCCCCGCGGACGATATCGACGTACTCGAGGCGCCGATGACCGCCCGCATCGACGGCGAGGTCTGGTCCGAAGGAACCGTCGACGAGATGTATCACTCCTTCGCGGATATCATCGCACACATTTCCCAATCGGAAACGCTTCACCCCGGTGACGTTATCGGGAGCGGAACGGTCGGCGAAGGTTGCGGATTAGAACTCGGCCAGTGGCTCGAGGACGGCTCGACCGTCGAACTCGAAATCGAAGGGATCGGTGTCCTCGAACACACCGTCGTCGAGTAA
- a CDS encoding GTP-dependent dephospho-CoA kinase family protein, producing the protein MSRDEHASESAAADADDQRLVLPDELRHELKGPMGPIETDADVLLEDVSGPLIAVGDVVTYHILQAGRHPDVALVDERTKRQTVDEEIREVVTDATHLEAENPPAEISADVVDALLEGLEREEPTTILVDGEEDLVALPAILAAPEGASVVYGQPDEGMVHVTVTDDVREDVRTLLEQFEGDATWLWAALDA; encoded by the coding sequence GTGTCTCGCGACGAACACGCGTCGGAGTCGGCCGCCGCTGACGCCGACGACCAGCGACTGGTTCTTCCAGACGAACTCCGACACGAACTCAAAGGCCCGATGGGTCCCATCGAGACCGACGCCGACGTGCTCCTCGAGGACGTTTCGGGACCGCTTATCGCCGTCGGCGACGTCGTCACCTACCACATTCTACAGGCCGGCCGTCACCCGGACGTCGCACTCGTCGACGAGCGGACGAAACGCCAGACCGTCGACGAGGAGATTCGCGAAGTCGTCACCGACGCGACCCACCTCGAGGCGGAAAATCCGCCAGCCGAGATTTCAGCGGACGTGGTCGACGCCCTACTCGAGGGACTCGAGCGCGAGGAGCCGACGACGATTCTGGTCGACGGCGAGGAAGATCTGGTTGCCTTACCCGCGATTCTCGCGGCACCCGAAGGTGCGAGCGTCGTCTACGGGCAACCCGACGAAGGAATGGTCCACGTCACCGTCACCGACGACGTTCGCGAGGACGTTCGGACGCTGCTCGAGCAATTCGAGGGCGACGCGACGTGGCTGTGGGCTGCGCTCGACGCGTGA
- the spt4 gene encoding transcription elongation factor subunit Spt4, whose amino-acid sequence MASDRLVCRECHRVNDPDNETCDACNSSSLTEDWAGYVVISHPEDSEIASEMQVTEPGAYALKVR is encoded by the coding sequence ATGGCATCGGATCGTCTCGTCTGTCGCGAGTGTCACCGGGTCAACGATCCGGATAACGAGACTTGCGACGCCTGTAACTCCTCGTCGCTAACCGAAGACTGGGCGGGGTACGTCGTCATCTCCCACCCCGAAGATAGCGAGATCGCAAGCGAGATGCAGGTCACCGAACCGGGCGCGTACGCGCTCAAGGTCCGGTAA
- a CDS encoding DNA-directed RNA polymerase yields the protein MYKRARLKDTVEVPPEALGDVSPNLVKRLLQDKLEGRMDEEVGSIVSVTNVHDIGEGTVLPNEPGVYYEADFDAVTFDPQMQEVVDGTVVEVVEFGAFVGIGPVDGLLHVSQISDEYLAYDGENQQLASNESNQTLGVEDAIRARIVTKSIDERNPRDSKIGLTAKQPGLGKHGWLEEEHEKREATAEGE from the coding sequence ATGTACAAACGGGCCAGACTGAAAGACACGGTCGAAGTACCGCCGGAGGCACTCGGTGACGTCTCGCCGAACCTCGTGAAGCGACTGCTCCAGGACAAACTCGAGGGGCGCATGGACGAAGAGGTGGGCAGCATCGTCTCGGTGACGAACGTCCACGATATCGGCGAGGGAACGGTCCTCCCGAACGAGCCGGGCGTCTACTACGAAGCTGATTTCGACGCCGTCACGTTCGACCCACAGATGCAAGAGGTCGTCGACGGTACCGTCGTCGAAGTCGTCGAGTTCGGTGCATTCGTCGGGATCGGCCCCGTCGACGGCTTGCTCCACGTCTCACAGATCAGCGACGAGTACCTCGCCTACGACGGCGAGAACCAACAACTCGCCTCGAACGAGTCGAACCAGACGCTCGGCGTCGAGGACGCCATTCGCGCACGCATCGTCACCAAGAGCATCGACGAGCGCAACCCGCGTGACTCGAAGATCGGCCTCACCGCTAAACAGCCCGGCCTCGGCAAGCACGGCTGGCTCGAGGAAGAACACGAAAAGCGTGAAGCGACGGCTGAGGGTGAGTGA
- a CDS encoding PIN domain-containing protein, which produces MSTPTRVALDTSALMMPVELDVRLFDELDRLVDAYEPTTPQAVVEELRRLAEKGGTEGTAANVGHDLATERCLIVDTEESYADDALVELAREGGVEYVVTNDRPLCDRVLEECVPVIALRGRNKLAITQP; this is translated from the coding sequence ATGAGCACGCCGACGCGAGTGGCACTCGATACGAGTGCGCTCATGATGCCGGTCGAATTGGACGTGCGGCTGTTCGACGAACTCGATCGGCTGGTCGACGCATACGAGCCGACGACACCACAGGCCGTCGTCGAAGAACTCCGTCGACTCGCCGAGAAGGGCGGAACCGAAGGGACAGCGGCGAACGTCGGCCACGACCTGGCGACCGAACGCTGTCTCATCGTCGACACGGAAGAATCGTACGCCGACGACGCGCTGGTCGAACTCGCCCGCGAGGGTGGCGTCGAGTACGTCGTCACGAACGATCGCCCGCTGTGCGACCGGGTGCTCGAGGAGTGTGTACCGGTAATTGCATTACGCGGGAGAAACAAGCTAGCGATCACTCAACCATAG
- a CDS encoding translation initiation factor IF-2 subunit gamma, producing the protein MAGTQQPEVNIGLVGHVDHGKTTLVQALSGSWTDQHSEEMKRGISIRLGYADATFRHCDGLEEPECYTVEEECPDGSESEPLRTVSFVDAPGHETLMATMLSGASLMDGAVLVVSASESVPQPQTEEHLMALDIIGIDNIVIAQNKVDLVDPETARDNYEQIQEFVEGTVAEDAPVVPVSAGQEVNLDLLIQAIEEEIPTPDRDPDDDPRMHVARSFDINKPGTTHENLSGGVLGGSLIHGELEEGDALEIKPGREVEEGGQSEYVSIETTIRSLQAGGESVDSATPGGLLGVGTGLDPSFTKGDALAGQLAGPPGSLPPTWQGFTMEVDLLDRVVGAESGETVDEISTGEPLMMTVGTATTVGAVTSAREGECEVNLKRPVAAEPGAKIAINRRIGARWRLIGLGTLVE; encoded by the coding sequence ATGGCAGGAACTCAACAACCGGAGGTGAACATCGGGCTCGTCGGTCACGTCGACCACGGCAAGACGACGCTGGTGCAAGCGCTCAGCGGATCGTGGACAGATCAGCACTCAGAGGAGATGAAACGCGGTATCTCCATTCGTCTTGGCTACGCCGACGCGACGTTCCGTCACTGCGATGGACTCGAGGAACCCGAATGTTACACCGTCGAGGAGGAGTGTCCGGACGGCTCCGAAAGCGAGCCGCTTCGGACCGTGTCGTTCGTCGACGCCCCGGGTCACGAGACCCTGATGGCGACGATGCTCTCTGGTGCCTCACTGATGGACGGCGCCGTGTTGGTCGTCAGCGCGAGCGAATCCGTCCCACAGCCCCAGACCGAAGAACACCTGATGGCACTCGATATCATCGGGATCGACAACATCGTCATCGCCCAGAACAAGGTCGACCTCGTCGACCCCGAGACGGCGCGAGACAACTACGAACAGATTCAGGAGTTCGTCGAGGGGACCGTCGCCGAAGACGCCCCCGTCGTCCCCGTCTCCGCGGGACAGGAGGTCAACCTCGATCTGCTCATTCAGGCGATCGAAGAGGAGATTCCCACCCCGGATCGAGACCCCGACGACGATCCGCGAATGCACGTCGCCCGGAGTTTCGACATCAACAAGCCGGGGACGACCCACGAGAACCTCAGCGGCGGCGTCCTCGGTGGCAGCCTGATACACGGCGAACTCGAGGAAGGCGACGCCCTCGAGATCAAACCCGGACGCGAGGTCGAGGAGGGCGGCCAATCCGAATACGTGTCGATCGAGACGACGATTCGCTCGCTGCAAGCAGGTGGCGAATCGGTGGATTCGGCCACGCCGGGTGGCTTGCTCGGTGTCGGAACCGGCCTCGATCCGTCGTTCACGAAAGGCGACGCGCTGGCCGGCCAACTGGCCGGTCCACCCGGATCGCTGCCACCGACCTGGCAGGGCTTTACGATGGAAGTCGACCTACTAGACCGTGTGGTCGGTGCCGAAAGCGGCGAAACGGTCGACGAGATTTCGACCGGTGAGCCACTGATGATGACCGTCGGCACGGCAACGACCGTCGGCGCGGTCACGAGCGCCCGCGAGGGCGAGTGCGAGGTTAACCTCAAACGACCCGTCGCCGCCGAACCGGGAGCGAAGATCGCGATCAACCGCCGGATCGGTGCGCGCTGGCGACTGATCGGACTCGGAACGCTCGTCGAATAA
- a CDS encoding DUF7511 domain-containing protein has protein sequence MSQTPHEDDETTDQQHVSDLTDTPEREVDLECLVVQYRNLADRCTITPSECSAEAKLTHWLSADRTAFVDLEERR, from the coding sequence ATGAGTCAGACGCCACACGAAGACGACGAAACGACGGACCAACAGCACGTCTCGGACCTGACGGACACCCCTGAACGGGAAGTCGACCTCGAGTGTCTCGTCGTTCAGTACCGGAATCTAGCCGACCGATGCACGATTACACCGAGTGAGTGTTCCGCCGAGGCGAAACTCACTCACTGGTTGTCGGCAGATCGAACAGCGTTCGTCGATCTCGAGGAACGTCGGTAA
- the phoU gene encoding phosphate signaling complex protein PhoU, protein MARTEYQQELTELRELVLEMSDLVCHRLKQALEALETKDDGLAEAVITGDHEINERYLEIEQQCVDLLALQQPVAGDLRFIAASFKIITDLERIADLAVNLAEYTQRAERDRYGDVDVGYIGERTVEMVEMAMAGYEADDAATAHDIAATDDEIDTLCANASEVVVRSLIDVETAAAETERVDEDALLEDVWRMLLTIRDVERVGDHAVNIAARTLYMVENDDDLIY, encoded by the coding sequence ATGGCACGCACCGAATACCAACAGGAACTGACGGAACTGCGCGAACTCGTCCTCGAGATGAGCGACCTCGTCTGTCATCGGCTCAAGCAGGCGCTCGAAGCTCTCGAGACGAAAGACGACGGTCTCGCCGAGGCAGTCATCACCGGCGATCACGAGATAAACGAACGGTATCTCGAGATAGAACAGCAGTGTGTCGACCTGCTCGCCCTGCAACAGCCCGTTGCAGGCGATCTACGGTTCATCGCCGCCTCGTTCAAGATCATCACCGACCTCGAGCGAATCGCCGACCTCGCGGTGAACCTCGCCGAGTACACCCAGCGGGCCGAACGGGACCGCTACGGCGACGTCGACGTCGGTTACATCGGCGAGCGGACCGTCGAGATGGTCGAGATGGCAATGGCGGGCTACGAGGCCGACGACGCGGCGACGGCCCACGACATCGCCGCGACCGACGACGAGATCGACACCCTCTGTGCGAACGCGAGCGAGGTCGTCGTCCGGAGCCTCATCGACGTCGAGACTGCGGCCGCCGAAACCGAGCGCGTCGACGAAGACGCGCTCCTCGAGGACGTCTGGCGAATGCTCCTGACGATACGGGACGTAGAACGCGTCGGTGACCACGCGGTAAACATCGCGGCGCGGACGCTGTACATGGTCGAAAACGACGACGACCTCATCTACTGA
- the pstB gene encoding phosphate ABC transporter ATP-binding protein PstB codes for MTRTETGSLITTEVSTTETARTDMPDETVLRANGLDVYYGEDQALEDVTIEIPERKVTAIIGPSGCGKSTFLRSINRMNDQIDVCRVDGELTFQEKNIYDDDVDPVALRRKIGQVFQKPNPFPKSIRENVAYGLKVQGITENVDERVEEALRSAALWEEVSDQLDSSGLDLSGGQQQRLCIARAIAPDPEVLLMDEPTSALDPVAASKIEDLIADLAREYTVIIVTHNMQQAARISDKTAVFLTGGELVEYDETAKIFADPEHDRVEDYITGKFG; via the coding sequence ATGACACGAACCGAAACAGGCTCACTGATTACGACCGAGGTATCGACGACGGAAACGGCCCGCACGGACATGCCGGACGAAACGGTTCTCCGAGCCAACGGGCTCGACGTCTACTACGGCGAAGACCAGGCACTCGAGGACGTCACGATCGAAATCCCCGAGCGAAAGGTGACCGCGATCATCGGTCCATCGGGCTGTGGAAAGTCCACGTTCCTCCGCTCGATCAACCGGATGAACGACCAGATCGATGTCTGCCGGGTCGACGGCGAACTCACGTTCCAAGAGAAAAACATCTACGACGATGACGTCGATCCCGTCGCCCTGCGCCGGAAGATCGGCCAGGTGTTCCAGAAGCCGAACCCGTTCCCGAAGTCGATTCGAGAGAACGTCGCCTACGGGCTGAAGGTTCAAGGAATAACAGAGAACGTCGACGAGCGCGTCGAGGAGGCGCTGCGCAGCGCCGCCCTCTGGGAGGAGGTGAGCGACCAACTCGACTCGAGCGGGCTCGACCTCTCGGGTGGCCAACAACAGCGACTCTGTATCGCTCGCGCGATCGCCCCCGATCCCGAAGTCCTCCTCATGGACGAGCCGACATCGGCGCTCGATCCCGTCGCGGCCTCGAAAATCGAGGACTTGATCGCCGATCTCGCCCGCGAGTACACGGTCATTATCGTCACGCACAACATGCAACAGGCGGCCCGCATCTCCGACAAAACCGCCGTCTTCCTCACAGGCGGCGAACTCGTCGAGTACGACGAGACGGCGAAAATCTTTGCGGACCCAGAACACGACCGCGTCGAAGACTACATCACCGGAAAATTTGGGTAA
- the pstA gene encoding phosphate ABC transporter permease PstA, which translates to MSTETDSDGAGARNWASDVDLTWVKRRDRLFHATLFGASLFGVIVLAILIADVILDVSIGIVVFEINPAQFLTQMYSNEWTQAGFLGAIVGSLWLLVFTLVFSFFLGVGTAVYLEEYAPDTRTTRLIEANLTNLAGVPSVVYGLLALGVFVNALRMGPILLAGALALALLVTPIIIVSSQEALRAVPDGVRNGSLATGATQWQTVWGVVLPSAMPGIVTGTILALARAIGETAPLLMVGTIWGIRHVPGPLDRFGAMPTQIYQWAFLPEQGLQYLAAMGIAVLLTTLIGMYGVAFYVRNRYERDY; encoded by the coding sequence ATGAGTACCGAAACGGATTCGGACGGAGCCGGCGCCCGGAACTGGGCGAGTGACGTCGACCTCACCTGGGTGAAGCGACGCGACCGACTCTTCCACGCCACCCTCTTCGGGGCCTCGCTGTTCGGTGTGATCGTCCTGGCGATCCTGATCGCCGACGTGATCCTCGACGTTTCGATCGGGATCGTCGTCTTCGAAATCAATCCAGCACAGTTCCTCACCCAAATGTACTCGAACGAGTGGACCCAGGCTGGCTTCCTGGGAGCGATCGTCGGCTCGCTCTGGCTGCTCGTGTTCACACTGGTGTTCTCCTTTTTCCTCGGCGTCGGGACGGCCGTCTACCTCGAGGAGTACGCGCCCGACACCCGAACGACCCGGCTCATCGAAGCGAACCTGACGAACCTCGCCGGCGTGCCGTCGGTCGTCTACGGCCTGCTGGCACTCGGCGTCTTCGTCAACGCGTTGCGGATGGGACCCATCTTGCTCGCCGGCGCGCTCGCACTCGCGCTTTTGGTGACGCCGATCATCATCGTCTCGAGCCAGGAGGCGCTGCGGGCGGTGCCCGACGGCGTCAGGAACGGCTCGCTGGCGACCGGCGCGACGCAGTGGCAGACGGTTTGGGGAGTCGTTCTTCCCTCAGCGATGCCCGGTATCGTTACCGGAACGATTCTCGCGCTGGCGCGTGCCATCGGTGAGACCGCACCGCTGCTCATGGTCGGCACCATCTGGGGAATCAGACACGTGCCCGGCCCGCTCGATCGGTTCGGCGCGATGCCGACACAGATCTACCAATGGGCGTTTCTCCCCGAGCAGGGGTTGCAGTACCTCGCTGCGATGGGGATTGCGGTCCTCCTGACGACCCTCATCGGGATGTACGGCGTCGCCTTCTACGTGCGCAACAGGTACGAACGGGACTACTGA
- the pstC gene encoding phosphate ABC transporter permease subunit PstC: MSTETDPGPGISGDGADADQRRDRRIRRLLFGCTSITVLTTVAIFAVLFDNTFNFFYDVRFHEWIVGLVTEFRLVPEQRVAITEFLTDTAWRPSHADDPRFGILPLIAGTLLVTVGAAFISIPIGTATALYLAEYARPRTRKYLKPTLEVLAGVPTIVYGFFALTFITPNVVGPLGSLLGHDVGRFSALSGAIVVGVMTIPMVASISEDAMSSVPDNLRNGAYALGASKYSVSTSVVLPASISGMMASYILAVSRAIGETMAVVLAAGVSPNLTANPFAEIQTMTAYMVDSTRSTMLVGSIEYQSLYAVGLALFVMTLAANLVNDYIKRSYREVYR, translated from the coding sequence ATGAGTACAGAAACAGACCCAGGTCCGGGAATCTCCGGCGACGGGGCCGACGCCGACCAGCGTCGTGACCGTCGGATCCGCCGGCTTCTGTTCGGCTGTACGAGCATCACTGTACTGACAACGGTGGCGATTTTCGCCGTTCTGTTCGATAACACGTTCAATTTCTTCTACGACGTGCGCTTTCACGAGTGGATCGTGGGACTCGTCACCGAGTTCCGACTCGTGCCTGAACAGCGCGTCGCTATCACCGAGTTCCTGACCGACACCGCCTGGCGACCGTCGCACGCAGACGATCCGCGCTTCGGTATCCTGCCGCTGATCGCCGGCACGTTGCTCGTTACCGTCGGCGCGGCGTTCATCTCGATCCCGATCGGAACCGCGACCGCGCTCTATCTCGCCGAGTACGCTCGACCCCGAACCCGAAAATACCTCAAGCCAACGCTCGAGGTGCTCGCGGGTGTACCGACGATCGTCTACGGGTTCTTCGCGCTGACGTTCATCACCCCGAACGTCGTCGGACCGCTCGGTTCACTGTTGGGCCACGACGTCGGGCGGTTCAGCGCGCTCTCGGGGGCGATCGTTGTCGGCGTGATGACGATCCCGATGGTGGCGTCGATCTCCGAGGACGCGATGTCGTCGGTTCCCGACAATCTCCGTAACGGCGCATATGCGCTCGGTGCGTCGAAGTACTCGGTGTCGACGAGCGTCGTCTTACCGGCCTCGATCTCCGGAATGATGGCGTCGTACATCCTCGCCGTCTCGCGGGCAATCGGCGAGACCATGGCCGTCGTTCTGGCCGCGGGCGTCTCGCCAAACCTGACCGCGAACCCCTTCGCGGAGATTCAGACGATGACGGCGTACATGGTCGACTCGACGCGGTCGACGATGCTCGTCGGCTCGATCGAGTACCAGAGCCTGTACGCGGTCGGCCTCGCGCTGTTCGTCATGACGCTGGCCGCGAACTTGGTGAACGACTATATCAAGCGCAGCTACCGGGAGGTGTACCGATGA
- a CDS encoding substrate-binding domain-containing protein, translating to MTDNTSETGRTGVASRRKFLTGTGAVGVTALAGCTDFLEGQAETDAAISTVAVESDEDGEYYHPTQENIESGVYSPLTRPLFIYVNHASLEEKPDTLASYVQHYFDGQHDFARQTGYYAATDEVREENVANFDDVLDDLGIDPDPDAVDDEIDCSGSNTVAPVTDAAGESFEDDYPGAAVYVDPEGTGAGFEAFAEGDSDVQSASREIFDEEAEIAEENGVEYSHYEIGWDGLSVVKHAENDWLEEISLEDLMAIWEYDSDVTHWNDIDDDYPDDEIELWGRDDDSGTFDYFTEHINGEVGSIRTDYSPHTHTDSIMEGVADNQYALGWGGVGYFEDLGGEPGEDEFEVDEDEDNEDE from the coding sequence ATGACGGACAACACGTCCGAAACCGGTCGAACGGGGGTTGCATCGAGGCGGAAGTTCCTGACTGGCACCGGCGCTGTGGGGGTCACAGCGCTCGCCGGGTGTACAGATTTCCTCGAGGGGCAAGCCGAAACCGACGCGGCGATCTCGACGGTCGCCGTCGAGAGCGACGAAGACGGTGAGTACTACCATCCAACCCAGGAGAACATCGAGAGCGGGGTCTACTCCCCGCTGACGCGACCGCTGTTCATCTACGTCAACCACGCGAGCCTCGAGGAGAAGCCGGATACGCTCGCGTCGTACGTCCAACACTACTTCGACGGACAACACGACTTCGCTCGCCAGACCGGCTACTACGCGGCGACGGACGAGGTTCGCGAGGAAAATGTGGCGAACTTCGACGACGTGCTCGACGACCTTGGAATCGATCCCGACCCGGACGCGGTCGACGACGAGATCGACTGTTCGGGCTCGAACACCGTCGCTCCGGTCACGGACGCGGCAGGCGAGTCCTTCGAGGACGACTACCCCGGCGCGGCCGTCTACGTCGATCCTGAGGGGACCGGTGCGGGCTTCGAGGCGTTCGCCGAGGGCGACTCGGACGTCCAAAGCGCGAGCCGCGAAATCTTCGACGAAGAGGCGGAGATTGCCGAGGAAAACGGCGTCGAGTACAGCCACTACGAGATCGGCTGGGACGGCCTCTCGGTCGTCAAACACGCGGAAAACGACTGGCTCGAGGAAATTTCGCTCGAGGACCTGATGGCGATCTGGGAGTACGACTCCGATGTCACACACTGGAACGACATCGACGACGACTACCCCGACGACGAAATCGAACTGTGGGGTCGCGACGACGACTCGGGGACGTTCGATTACTTCACCGAGCACATCAACGGCGAGGTCGGTTCCATTCGGACAGACTACAGCCCGCACACGCACACTGACTCGATCATGGAGGGCGTCGCGGACAACCAGTACGCCCTGGGGTGGGGTGGCGTCGGCTACTTCGAGGACCTCGGCGGCGAACCCGGTGAGGACGAGTTCGAGGTTGACGAGGACGAAGACAACGAAGACGAGTAA